A genomic window from Salvia miltiorrhiza cultivar Shanhuang (shh) chromosome 5, IMPLAD_Smil_shh, whole genome shotgun sequence includes:
- the LOC130987143 gene encoding F-box protein SKIP31, translating into MASDDEDASLVHFLESEVLFGLSDAEEEERDGKRSRAEEGQLSEQEEKEQQEAKKTRFDEGEISDEELSRALQSSSSSLLSSLDLETEVETTSSPPKRSETVIADNCSHGRHVTESKPAPKRIETGIFSHIPPELLYHILKFLSSEDLVSCSLVCRFMNFAASDESLWRRLYCMRWGLLPPKKPRECAWKNLYIKRDEEDMAEFVRNCSTEFKEYYIQMQVAKRSQAPNRSQVNDDRIILDKTLADQVSTWKSSRGLTETGVPNHACSGENCTYYQIGDVFVCEKTGNVHVCDDTCKDVIMDPTNELLVCTISGRCFDRLLSPGEMEPDAEQQQATANDEAEPFMGSGRFARAYLLGYNCDDEKELEAALRFC; encoded by the exons ATGGCTTCCGATGACGAAGATGCGAGTCTCGTTCATTTCCTCGAATCCGAAGTCCTCTTTGGGCTCTCCGATGCG GAAGAGGAAGAAAGAGATGGGAAGAGATCGCGTGCTGAGGAGGGGCAACTAAGTGAACAGGAAGAGAAGGAGCAGCAGGAAGCCAAGAAAACAAGATTTGATGAGGGTGAAATTAGTGATGAGGAACTTTCAAGGGCTTTACAATCATCTTCCTCGTCATTGCTGTCATCTCTTGATCTGGAAACTGAAGTTGAAACTACATCTTCACCTCCAAAAAGAAGTGAAACTGTCATAGCTGACAATTGCAGTCATGGGAGGCATGTCACGGAAAGCAAACCAGCCCCAAAGAGGATTGAGACCGGGATTTTCAGCCACATCCCTCCCGAGTTGTTGTATCACATCCTCAAATTTCTTTCTTCTGAG GATCTTGTTTCTTGCTCATTGGTTTGTAGGTTCATGAACTTTGCTGCTTCAGATGAGTCATTGTGGCGTCGCTT ATATTGTATGCGGTGGGGTCTGCTGCCTCCAAAAAAGCCACGAGAATGTGCTTGGAAGAACCTTTACATCAAG CGTGATGAAGAAGACATGGCAGAGTTTGTGCGAAACTGTTCTACCGAATTCAAAGAATATTACATCCAAATGCAGGTGGCCAAGAGAAGCCAAGCACCTAATCGTTCTCAG GTGAATGATGACCGTATAATTCTTGACAAGACACTTGCTGATCAAGTGTCCACTTGGAAGAGTAGCAGAGGCCTCACTGAGACAGGGGTACCCAATCATGCTTGCTCTGGAGAAAATTGCACTTACTATCAAATTGGAGATGTATTTGTGTGTGAGAAGACTGGTAATGTTCATG TCTGTGATGATACATGTAAAGATGTTATTATGGATCCTACAAATGAACTCTTGGTCTGCACCATCTCTGGTCGATGTTTTGATCGATTGCTCTCACCGGGTGAAATGGAACCTGATGCG GAACAACAGCAAGCCACTGCTAATGATGAAGCAGAGCCTTTTATGGGATCTGGTCGTTTTG CTCGGGCATATCTACTTGGATATAACTGTGATGATGAGAAAGAGCTAGAAGCTGCGTTGAGGTTTTGCTGA